A stretch of the Marinobacter sp. JH2 genome encodes the following:
- a CDS encoding DUF1302 domain-containing protein, protein MTTKKSILARSIQLALTTQIACLAPTAAAFDFSFYEIDASFSTTLTAGTAYRLEDQDPDLITQGNLGPEFAYSDTGASSNNFDDGNLNFNKGDPYSTILRGRSELFLDYVPDSDVLTRVGFLGRASYYYDFELKDNERAVDPVGQQRELNPEAKDNASGIDLLDAYIFTDWQVGDVPVAVRYGRQVVNWGESTFILGGINAINPIDVPAFRAPGAELKDVLLPVEMLYTSVGLTPEVTVEAFVQTDWEPFRIDDCGTFFSTADVAADGCGPVLLAGQVPDSQAFNEGFISPRIGDKEPGDKDQFGAAVRWYVTELEADVGFYYTRYHSRLPYISGVVSNPAAPEGSQVRDDSKPDSRFPSYFIDYPKGIDLFGVSFNTTLPTGTSLGAEYSYRPNMPIQWNTFELIYGGLQQRGPDGQVISKLEKREQAKGGNYAGKAVDGYDRYGVSQLQTTLIHFIDQIMGADRFIIVAEIGATYVHDLPDLSEARYGRSGMFGVGPVPLDGPNFSGDFCSQGTDSEKRLNINATNCTNDGFTTDFSWGYRTLFVWDYPSAVAGVNLRPKLFLSHDVEGYAPDPGGNFKEGNKSVGLGLDATYQNAYKASLSYTNYFGGDFNETNDRDFVAASISYAF, encoded by the coding sequence ATGACAACAAAAAAGTCTATTTTAGCAAGGTCTATTCAGCTTGCGCTGACGACCCAGATCGCGTGCCTTGCACCAACCGCAGCGGCTTTCGACTTCAGCTTCTACGAAATCGACGCGTCGTTTAGCACCACACTGACCGCAGGCACCGCCTACCGTTTGGAAGATCAAGATCCCGATCTGATCACTCAAGGTAACCTGGGCCCCGAGTTTGCTTACAGCGACACTGGTGCGTCTTCCAACAACTTCGATGACGGTAACCTCAATTTCAATAAAGGTGACCCGTACTCGACTATCCTTCGTGGCCGCAGTGAGCTGTTCCTGGATTATGTGCCGGATAGCGACGTACTGACTCGTGTCGGCTTTTTGGGCCGGGCCAGCTACTACTACGACTTCGAACTTAAAGATAACGAGCGGGCCGTTGACCCTGTTGGTCAGCAAAGAGAGTTGAACCCGGAAGCCAAAGATAACGCTTCGGGCATTGATCTACTTGATGCGTACATCTTCACCGATTGGCAAGTAGGCGACGTGCCGGTAGCGGTGCGCTATGGCCGTCAAGTAGTCAACTGGGGTGAAAGTACCTTCATTCTCGGCGGTATCAACGCCATCAACCCAATTGACGTACCTGCTTTTCGAGCACCCGGCGCTGAACTCAAAGACGTACTTCTGCCAGTTGAAATGTTGTACACCTCGGTTGGGCTGACGCCGGAAGTAACCGTGGAAGCGTTTGTTCAAACTGACTGGGAGCCGTTCCGCATTGACGATTGCGGTACTTTCTTCTCCACGGCCGATGTGGCTGCGGATGGGTGTGGCCCAGTGTTGCTGGCGGGGCAAGTTCCAGATTCGCAAGCTTTTAATGAAGGCTTTATCTCTCCCCGAATCGGCGATAAAGAGCCTGGTGATAAGGATCAGTTTGGTGCAGCTGTACGTTGGTACGTCACCGAATTAGAAGCCGACGTGGGCTTCTATTACACGCGTTATCATAGCCGCTTGCCCTACATCAGTGGTGTGGTGAGCAATCCGGCTGCTCCAGAAGGCAGCCAAGTGCGTGACGATAGCAAACCGGACTCTCGTTTCCCGAGCTACTTCATCGATTACCCCAAAGGCATTGATCTGTTTGGTGTCAGCTTCAACACCACGCTGCCAACCGGAACGTCGCTGGGTGCGGAGTACAGCTACCGTCCCAACATGCCAATTCAGTGGAACACCTTTGAGTTGATCTACGGTGGTTTGCAGCAGCGCGGGCCTGATGGTCAGGTGATCAGTAAGCTTGAGAAGCGTGAGCAGGCCAAGGGTGGCAACTACGCGGGTAAAGCAGTCGACGGATACGATCGTTATGGCGTGTCCCAGCTCCAGACGACCCTGATTCACTTTATCGATCAGATTATGGGAGCAGACCGCTTCATCATCGTGGCCGAAATTGGTGCGACCTACGTGCATGACCTACCTGACCTGTCGGAAGCGCGTTATGGCCGCTCCGGCATGTTCGGTGTGGGCCCGGTTCCTCTGGATGGCCCCAACTTCTCCGGTGACTTCTGTAGCCAGGGTACTGACAGCGAGAAGCGTCTGAACATCAACGCGACCAACTGTACCAACGATGGTTTCACAACAGACTTTTCATGGGGCTATCGCACCTTGTTTGTGTGGGATTACCCAAGCGCGGTCGCCGGTGTGAACTTGCGTCCTAAGTTGTTCCTCTCGCACGACGTTGAAGGGTATGCACCCGATCCAGGCGGCAACTTCAAAGAAGGGAATAAGTCGGTAGGGCTTGGTTTAGATGCAACTTATCAAAATGCCTACAAGGCCTCTCTTAGCTACACGAATTACTTTGGCGGCGACTTCAACGAAACCAATGACCGCGATTTCGTGGCCGCTTCAATCTCATACGCTTTTTAA
- a CDS encoding DUF4139 domain-containing protein produces the protein MNKLGLLTLAISLSAIPLPTFAKIAEATLYPSHAELTWHESEQINAGTGTIEINGLPLSLQDQSLQVMLDGVPGATLQQIQVSRAEREDFVAAEARRIRQELSEVNLRIQEQEDLISSWKQQVTLMTHAAQSPNELTASELSELAIALKETTQSALAEIRETRESMKEDLALKDRLTRELSQTTQNAKATKNVKVYYRAPNSGSAQIKLRFQTSEARWRSDYNARLNTKGSAGGELTLEHVAVVQQTTGTDWDDVQVQLATASARKGTSMPPVNSWVVIPGQPERFQAKALAPMAEMRAGSSMADSAIAERASTFTQSYRLSGPVQIPSDASGQRFKVADHIVPVEVAVWSAPVLDPTGYIHAKGVFKGEVPIPAGQAMLYRDGQSVGQWHLGELSPGEDIALGFGADQAVSIAVVNELEKTGEEGIWKSENVQRRQNRFDITNHHDKPIRVKVFDRIPVSEQDVLTVKPLEISEPVQRNFEDKKGVLVWDREVPAGKTKSVKSGFEVRVPDGTELPPL, from the coding sequence ATGAATAAACTTGGCCTGCTGACATTAGCGATCTCGCTTTCGGCTATACCGTTACCGACATTTGCGAAAATTGCTGAGGCAACGCTGTATCCTTCTCATGCAGAGTTAACGTGGCATGAGTCGGAACAGATTAATGCGGGAACGGGTACGATTGAGATAAATGGCCTCCCGTTGAGTCTGCAAGATCAGTCGTTACAGGTAATGCTCGATGGTGTTCCGGGGGCGACGTTGCAACAGATCCAGGTGAGCAGAGCCGAGCGTGAAGACTTCGTGGCTGCCGAAGCACGCCGGATACGGCAAGAGTTGTCCGAAGTAAATCTGCGTATCCAGGAACAAGAAGACCTCATCAGCTCCTGGAAACAACAAGTCACCCTCATGACTCATGCAGCCCAATCGCCTAATGAACTCACTGCATCTGAGTTAAGCGAGCTGGCAATCGCATTGAAAGAGACAACACAGTCTGCGTTAGCGGAAATACGCGAAACACGGGAAAGCATGAAGGAAGATCTTGCTTTGAAAGACCGTCTTACGCGTGAGCTTTCTCAAACCACTCAAAACGCCAAAGCAACCAAGAACGTGAAGGTTTATTATCGGGCGCCGAACAGTGGCTCAGCTCAAATAAAACTTCGGTTCCAGACTTCCGAGGCCCGTTGGCGCAGTGACTACAATGCGCGTTTGAACACTAAAGGTAGTGCGGGCGGTGAACTGACCTTGGAGCATGTGGCGGTTGTTCAGCAGACAACGGGTACCGATTGGGACGATGTTCAAGTGCAGCTCGCAACCGCCAGCGCTCGAAAGGGAACGTCCATGCCCCCGGTTAACTCGTGGGTTGTGATCCCTGGTCAGCCTGAGCGTTTCCAGGCCAAGGCGCTCGCGCCGATGGCTGAAATGCGGGCGGGCTCGTCAATGGCCGATTCTGCAATTGCTGAGCGAGCCAGCACGTTTACCCAAAGCTATCGATTGTCTGGACCGGTTCAGATTCCAAGTGATGCCTCCGGGCAACGCTTTAAAGTGGCTGACCACATCGTACCTGTTGAGGTAGCGGTGTGGTCAGCACCGGTGCTGGACCCTACGGGTTATATCCATGCAAAAGGCGTTTTCAAGGGTGAGGTGCCGATACCCGCAGGGCAAGCGATGCTCTATAGAGATGGTCAAAGTGTCGGCCAATGGCATCTCGGCGAGCTTTCTCCCGGCGAAGACATTGCCTTAGGCTTTGGTGCTGATCAAGCGGTGAGCATTGCTGTGGTCAACGAACTCGAGAAAACCGGCGAGGAGGGCATCTGGAAAAGTGAGAACGTACAGCGTCGCCAAAACCGATTTGATATCACCAATCATCACGATAAACCGATCCGGGTTAAAGTATTCGATCGAATTCCTGTTTCTGAGCAAGATGTGCTAACCGTTAAACCCCTGGAAATCAGCGAGCCTGTTCAACGTAATTTTGAGGATAAGAAAGGCGTGTTGGTTTGGGATCGTGAAGTCCCGGCAGGGAAGACCAAAAGCGTGAAATCCGGTTTTGAGGTGCGGGTGCCGGACGGGACTGAGTTGCCACCATTGTAA
- a CDS encoding DUF1329 domain-containing protein, producing MKMIRTFLYSAVASAMLAGGSASAGVSQDEAAKLGDTLTPMGAIKAGNGEAIPAWDGGLVTPPANYKSDGRYVDPFPNDKELFRIDQSNVNEYADKLTPGQVAMIKTYDSYFIPVYETRRTGAYPEVVQNKTKANATDVSLIESGNGLSNYQTAIPFPIPKNGLEAIFNHITRYRGGSVTRNVAQVTPQPNGDFSAVKFTESFTERVQLKDYDPSEDENVMFYFKQTITAPSRLAGNVLLVHETINQVKEPRRAWLYNSGQRRVRRAPSVAYDGPGTAADGQRTSDNLDLYNGAPDKYNWELKGRKELYIPYNSYRMASEDLSYKDIIKPGHVNQELARYELHRVWHVTATLKDGERHVYKKRDFYIDEDTWQIAVVDHYDGRDNLWRVAEAHAMQVYDARIPGYAFETLYDLLSGRYLVMGMTNEESDPYSYDVERSSREYTPAALRRAGVR from the coding sequence ATGAAAATGATACGTACGTTCCTATACAGCGCAGTCGCCAGCGCCATGCTGGCTGGAGGCTCGGCATCCGCCGGGGTGTCTCAGGATGAAGCCGCTAAGCTTGGCGATACGCTGACTCCGATGGGCGCGATCAAGGCCGGCAATGGCGAGGCTATCCCTGCATGGGACGGTGGTTTGGTAACTCCGCCGGCCAACTATAAAAGCGACGGCCGTTACGTGGATCCGTTTCCGAATGACAAAGAGCTGTTCCGGATTGATCAAAGCAACGTCAACGAATACGCCGACAAGCTGACCCCGGGTCAGGTTGCGATGATCAAAACTTACGACAGTTATTTCATCCCGGTTTATGAAACTCGTCGTACGGGTGCTTACCCGGAAGTTGTTCAAAACAAGACGAAGGCAAATGCCACTGACGTCTCGCTGATTGAGAGCGGTAACGGTTTAAGCAATTACCAGACAGCCATTCCGTTCCCCATTCCAAAGAACGGTCTTGAGGCAATCTTCAACCACATCACGCGCTACCGTGGCGGCTCGGTAACCCGCAACGTTGCGCAGGTGACTCCTCAGCCTAACGGTGACTTCAGTGCCGTTAAGTTCACTGAGTCGTTCACTGAACGAGTCCAGTTGAAGGACTATGATCCGTCTGAAGACGAGAACGTTATGTTCTACTTCAAGCAGACTATCACTGCACCATCTCGTTTGGCCGGTAACGTGTTGCTGGTTCACGAAACCATCAACCAGGTTAAAGAGCCACGTCGTGCATGGTTGTACAACTCTGGTCAGCGTCGTGTGCGTCGCGCCCCGAGTGTTGCTTATGATGGTCCGGGTACCGCGGCTGACGGCCAGCGTACGTCAGACAACCTTGACCTGTATAACGGTGCGCCAGACAAATACAACTGGGAACTTAAGGGCCGTAAAGAGCTTTACATCCCTTACAACTCCTACCGTATGGCGAGTGAAGACCTGAGCTACAAAGACATCATCAAGCCAGGTCACGTAAATCAAGAGCTGGCACGTTACGAGCTGCACCGTGTGTGGCACGTGACCGCTACCCTGAAAGACGGCGAGCGGCACGTGTACAAGAAGCGTGATTTCTACATCGATGAAGACACCTGGCAGATTGCCGTGGTTGACCACTACGACGGCCGCGACAACTTGTGGCGTGTAGCGGAAGCTCATGCCATGCAGGTTTATGATGCGCGCATTCCGGGTTACGCCTTCGAAACGCTGTATGACCTTCTGTCTGGCCGCTACCTGGTCATGGGTATGACCAATGAAGAGAGCGATCCGTACTCGTACGATGTTGAGCGAAGCTCACGAGAATACACTCCGGCTGCTCTGCGTCGCGCAGGTGTTCGTTAA
- a CDS encoding diguanylate cyclase — protein sequence MENTFWKEKGFVKSALIIGFVCVFVFTLLVYGALKYQAALQSDDLKVAEQAKNRMTSGLLEQIFEYTADDLLAIATMPAAVRFNRGRSEEWKGALQTVFRVQLENKTNYSQLRFLDYGGMELVRLEKTNQRVFNRQDAAMQFKGERYYVIETAALSKGEVYVSPLDLNVETGQVEVPFKPMIRFGTRVVDEKTGNQGLVILNMKGDALLNTFDTGMAGSYPAFLLNKEGHVIAGPDEHDEWGFMFGLPSSFARDYPEALERILADDHGWIETGSGLFVYETVHPLKQSNEDFSTEQYTWKTVSFIPSSALPSSALLNHPWVIGFYIIGVFLTLVISFYTHFLIHKRRELRRENERQSKRFWKISSVLGDGLIVMDKDGVLTYMNPEAERILGWEAHDLVHKQGHEVFHVHEQNDPNCSVMDVMKTRQLYRSKNEEFRRKDDSTIPVILNAAPLTSDTGDEGVVISFQDFSEIKEYQETIHSLAFKDSLTGLPNRRVLEDRMQLAIALSGRHARHLGLMFLDLDHFKQVNDTYGHDAGDILLKDIAERLERNVRETDTVVRMGGDEFIVLLPEVSSTENARVVAEKILAAVSLPVVLPLGVARVGVSIGITIARGAGLTIEGVMQSADKAMYEAKRRGKNQIYVNEYLLPSSDDDHPR from the coding sequence ATGGAAAATACCTTTTGGAAGGAAAAAGGATTCGTCAAATCAGCTCTAATAATTGGGTTCGTTTGCGTATTCGTATTTACGTTGCTGGTTTACGGCGCGCTTAAATATCAAGCAGCGCTGCAAAGCGACGATCTAAAGGTCGCTGAACAGGCAAAAAACAGGATGACATCGGGCCTGCTTGAGCAAATTTTCGAGTATACCGCGGACGATCTTCTTGCTATCGCAACGATGCCCGCAGCGGTTCGATTTAATCGTGGGCGCAGTGAGGAATGGAAAGGTGCGCTTCAAACGGTCTTTCGTGTTCAGCTAGAAAATAAAACTAATTATAGCCAATTGCGCTTTCTCGACTACGGTGGCATGGAGCTTGTCAGGTTAGAAAAAACCAATCAACGAGTTTTTAATAGGCAAGACGCGGCGATGCAGTTTAAGGGCGAGCGGTATTATGTCATCGAAACGGCTGCCCTCTCAAAGGGTGAAGTTTACGTCTCGCCCCTAGATTTGAATGTCGAGACAGGACAGGTTGAGGTGCCGTTCAAGCCCATGATCCGTTTTGGGACGCGGGTTGTCGATGAGAAAACCGGTAATCAAGGGTTAGTGATTCTCAACATGAAAGGTGATGCTCTGTTGAACACCTTTGATACAGGAATGGCAGGTTCTTATCCCGCGTTTCTACTGAACAAGGAAGGACATGTCATTGCCGGGCCGGATGAACACGATGAGTGGGGTTTCATGTTTGGGCTTCCGTCGTCCTTTGCCCGGGATTATCCCGAGGCACTTGAAAGGATTTTGGCGGATGATCATGGGTGGATTGAAACAGGCAGCGGGCTATTTGTTTACGAAACTGTCCATCCATTGAAACAATCCAATGAAGACTTTTCAACCGAGCAATACACTTGGAAGACCGTTTCGTTCATACCAAGTTCCGCACTGCCATCTTCGGCACTTTTGAACCATCCCTGGGTAATAGGCTTCTACATTATTGGTGTGTTCCTTACCCTTGTTATTTCCTTTTATACCCACTTCCTGATTCACAAGAGACGGGAGCTACGCCGAGAAAACGAACGACAGTCGAAACGCTTCTGGAAAATCTCCAGCGTATTGGGTGACGGTTTGATTGTGATGGATAAAGATGGCGTGTTGACGTACATGAACCCGGAAGCTGAGCGGATATTAGGCTGGGAGGCGCACGATCTTGTCCATAAGCAAGGCCATGAGGTATTCCACGTTCACGAGCAGAATGATCCCAATTGTTCCGTAATGGATGTCATGAAAACTCGGCAGCTCTATCGAAGCAAAAACGAAGAGTTTCGCCGTAAAGACGATTCGACGATACCGGTCATCCTCAATGCCGCGCCTCTTACCAGCGATACCGGTGATGAAGGTGTTGTGATCTCTTTTCAGGATTTTTCTGAAATAAAGGAGTATCAGGAAACCATTCACAGCTTGGCTTTCAAAGACAGCCTAACGGGCCTTCCAAACCGTCGCGTTCTGGAAGATCGTATGCAGTTGGCTATCGCATTATCAGGCCGCCATGCCCGTCACCTAGGATTAATGTTCCTCGATCTTGATCATTTTAAGCAAGTCAACGATACCTACGGCCACGACGCCGGCGATATATTGCTTAAAGACATCGCGGAACGTTTAGAGCGAAACGTTCGTGAAACCGATACGGTAGTAAGAATGGGGGGCGATGAATTTATCGTCCTTCTGCCCGAGGTGTCGTCTACTGAGAACGCAAGGGTGGTGGCTGAGAAGATTCTTGCTGCCGTTTCACTCCCTGTAGTGTTGCCATTGGGGGTTGCGCGAGTGGGCGTGAGTATTGGGATCACTATTGCCAGGGGCGCGGGCTTAACCATTGAAGGCGTCATGCAAAGTGCTGACAAGGCTATGTACGAAGCTAAACGCAGAGGTAAAAACCAGATTTACGTGAACGAGTACCTTTTGCCGAGCAGTGACGATGACCACCCAAGGTAA
- a CDS encoding methyltransferase domain-containing protein, protein MSVVPFEHLACPLDGMPLCREEKSWRCESGHSFDVARQGYVHLLPVQKKRSKDPGDSKAMVSARQRFLEAGFYRPIAEAVTKAALVGAVNGSPLSCLDAGCGEGYYLRQLEHSADHVEWCLLGLDISKWAVLSGAKQDTRANWVVGSNANLPVVSESLDRILCMFGFPVYSEFVRVLRPGGLLIQVDAGQDHLRELREIIYPEVRTESKKVSSAPEGFRRRASEDIRFPLHLAGAESIADLLAMTPHLYRASQEGRARAAALESLSLTVDVCLHTFERV, encoded by the coding sequence ATGAGTGTTGTACCCTTCGAACACCTGGCATGCCCACTAGACGGCATGCCTCTCTGTCGAGAGGAAAAAAGCTGGCGGTGTGAGAGTGGACACAGTTTCGATGTCGCCAGGCAAGGGTATGTCCATTTGCTTCCCGTGCAGAAAAAGCGCTCCAAGGATCCGGGAGACAGTAAGGCGATGGTTTCCGCGCGTCAGCGATTCCTTGAGGCAGGTTTTTATCGGCCAATCGCAGAAGCGGTAACAAAGGCCGCCTTAGTCGGTGCGGTTAATGGTTCGCCTTTAAGTTGCCTGGATGCGGGTTGTGGAGAGGGTTATTATCTCCGCCAGCTTGAGCATAGCGCTGACCATGTCGAATGGTGTTTGCTAGGGCTCGATATTTCTAAATGGGCCGTATTATCAGGTGCGAAGCAAGACACGCGGGCTAACTGGGTAGTGGGTAGTAATGCGAATTTGCCGGTTGTATCTGAGTCGCTCGACAGAATCTTGTGTATGTTCGGTTTTCCGGTCTATTCGGAGTTTGTACGGGTACTCCGACCAGGTGGGTTGCTGATTCAGGTCGATGCCGGGCAGGATCACCTGCGGGAATTAAGAGAGATTATCTATCCGGAAGTGCGAACCGAATCCAAGAAGGTTTCAAGTGCCCCGGAAGGTTTCCGTCGCCGAGCGAGCGAAGATATTCGTTTCCCACTGCATTTAGCTGGAGCAGAGTCGATTGCTGACCTACTCGCCATGACCCCCCACCTCTACCGAGCCAGCCAAGAGGGTAGGGCAAGGGCCGCTGCTTTGGAATCTTTGTCTTTGACGGTCGATGTTTGTTTGCACACGTTCGAACGAGTTTGA